TGCGCTGCGGGTCCGCGCGCTGTCCGCGTGCATGAGCGACTGCCCATTGCGCCGCACGATAACCGTCTTCGGGCGCGGCGGGAAAGGGAAACGCGGGCGCGAGCGAATAGCCGACCGACACGACCCACGCCGGTGTATCGCGTGCGATGGTCGAGGCCGCGATATCGGCGTCATTCAAATCGCCGTGTGTAAAACCACCGCCATGAAAGTAGAGCACGATGGGCAGCACGGTGCCGTCCGACGCCGGGCGATAGCTGCGCAGCACGATGGGCTGGACGTGCCCCGCGATGCGCACCTCTTCGATGCACAGTCTCGGACGTGACTCCTGATCCAGCAGTGTTGCCATGGTTATTCCGTTGCACGGCCTTGATAACAAAGCCTTAGCGCATGAGTTGCGATGGTGCGAATTCTGGAGTCCACGCCTTTTTAGATAAATGCCTATAATCCGGCAACACAATTCGGTCGCACCGAACAATCGTGGCAACTGTGGCTAGGCCGCGCAGCGATCTTTTTTAGCCACCGCTTAATTCCTCGCTCACTCAGCATCGAAGGTACGAGAACATGGATCGGCTACAAGCAATGCAGGTCTTTACCCGCGTCGTCGACACGAATAGCTTTTCGCGGGCGGCGGATACGCTGAATCTGCCGCGCGCTTCGGTGACGACGATCATTCAAAACCTGGAAGCGTTTCTCAACGTGCGTCTGCTTCAGCGCACGACGCGCAGGCTCAATCTCACGCCCGACGGCGCCGCGTATTACGAGCGTTGCGTGCGCATTCTCGCGGACATCGAAGAAGCGGAGAGCACCTTCTCGAATAACGGCAAAGGTCCGCACGGCAAGTTGCGCGTGGACATGCCCGGCGCAATCGGGCGTCTCATCGTCATGCCGCAGCTATGCGATTTCCACACGCGCTACCCGGATATCGAGTTGATGATGGGTTTCGGCGACAAGCCCGTGGATCTCATTCAGGAAGGCGTCGATTGCGTGATTCGCGTGGGCACGCTGCAGGATTCGAGTCTTGTGGCGCGGCGCATCGGCGTGTTTCAGGGCGTGACGGTGGCAAGCCCGCAATATCTCGAACGTCATGGCACGCCCCGAACGCTCGATGATTTGCAAAACCATACGGCAGTGAATTATTTCTCGAGCCGCACGGGCCGCATCATGGACATGGACTTCGTCGTGGACGATGAAACCATCGAAGTGAAGATGCGCGGCATGATCGCGGTGAACGATGCCGAAGCGTATCTGAGTTGCGGGCTGAAGGGCGTCGGCATCGTGCAGGTAGCGCGTTTCATGGCGCTGCCTTATCTGCGCTCGGGCGAGCTGGTCGAAGTGCTGCCGCAATGGAATCCGCTGCCGATGCCTATTTCCGCGGTCTATCCGCACAATCGGCATTTGTCGCCGAAAGTGCGTGTCTTTGTCGATTGGGTGGCGGAGCTGTTCGAGCGTTGCCCGCTGCTGCAAGGCCAGAGAGATGCGGAAGAGCGTTGCCTGCCGACGAGCACCGCATCGCCGATGATCGTGCGTCACGGCACGCCCGAAGTGGCAGGCACGGCGGACGTCGTCGTCTAACGCAATCGCTGTTGTTCTCTTTTCTCGAATGCTTTCCATCGCCATGATGGAAAGCATTGTTCTCTTTCCCCACGCGCTTACATGACGACGCCGCAAGCGATTATTCGCTGACGTCGATAAATCTATTCGCAGATCGGGCATTTATCCGCGGGCACCACGCGACTACATTTCGTCCTGCCACGACGCATCGCTCAACGAATGCAATGCGCCGTATCCCGATGCTTAAGGAATGGATCGAAAGGAGTCGCAACATGAAAAGCTATCTGATCAAGAGCCTGTCGCTCGCCGCTGTCTCGGTCGTGATCTCTAGTACGGCGTTCGCCGATGGCGGTCAAGGCATCGGCCGTGCAGGCACGTATCTGACGCCGACTCAAACCACGTCGAGCGCGAGCGAAGCGCCGAAGACGCGTGCGCAAGTGCGTGCGGAATTGGCCGCCGCCTATTCCAACGGCTCGCTGCCGGCTCTGAATCGCAATACGTATCCTTCGCGCAGCATGTGGGGCGACGCGGTGGCCGCGCAGGCCGAAGCGCACAATCGCGCGATCGTGGAGTATGCGAACGGTTCGCCGGCGCAGAACAACGTCGCCGCACGTTGATTTGATTCGCTTACCTAACTAAATAACGAGGTCGACCATGTTCGACGACACGTCGTTCGAGCAGTATTCCATGCTCGATGATTTCGCGCTCACCGCGCCGGTGTGGCGGCCGTTCGTGCAGCCCGCATCCGCTGACGCGCCGAAGTCCGCGCAGGACTGCGGCGAATCCATCACGCTTTCCTAAGCCACTTCCACCGCCGTCAAGGCACGCTCGATCACGCCCGCCAGCTTCTCGAAGGCGGGCGCGATGTCCGCATTAGGCACGCATGCGTAACCGAGCATCAAGCCTTTGCGCGCCGCATCGCGATTCAAGTAGTACTGCACGAGCGGACGCGTGACCACGCCCGCCGCCAACGCGGCGTCGGCAATGGCGCGATCGTCGGCAGCGTCGGGCAATTCCAGCACGAAATGCAGACCCGCTTCGTCGCCGCGAACCGCGAGTGAATCGCCGAAACGCGCCCTGATGGCGTTGATAAGCATCTCGCGCCGCTCGCCATACAGGCCGCGCATGCGCCGCACATGCGACGTGAGATGGCCGTCGAGAATGAACTCGGTCAGCACGGCCTGCTGCATGAGTTGTCCCTCGCGATACAGCTCCGCAACGCCTGTGCGAAACGTATCGACAAGATTTTCCGGCACGACCATGTAGCCCATGCGCAGACCGGGAAACAGCATCTTGCCGAGGCTGCCGACATAGATGACCTGTCCCGCGTCGTCGAGTCCCTGTAGCGAGGACAGCGGCCGGCTGCCATAGCGGAACTCGCTGTCGTAATCGTCTTCGATGATCCACACGCCATGCTGCCGCGCGAATTCCAGCAGCGCGCGCCGTCGCGCGAGACTCATCACCATGCCGAGCGGATACTGATGCGAAGGCGTGACGAGCGCGATGCGCGGGGGCGTGTTCATGTCGCGCGGCGTCGGGTTCAGCCCTTCGGCATCGACGGGCACCGGCACGAGCGACAAGCCCGACGATTGCAGCACGCTGCGCACGCCCCAATAGCACGGCTCTTCCACCCACGCGCGATCGCCGGTATCCGTCAGAAGGCGCACCGTCAAGTCGATCGACTGATGAATACCCGTCGTAATGATGATCTGGTCCGGACTGCACTTCACCGAGCGCGCGACGCGCAGGTAGTCCGACAACGCGCGGCGCAGCGGCCGGTAGCCGCCGCCCGGCGCATACGTGAGCAACTCCGGGCCCGCGCGCTTCCAGAGCCGCGCCTGCAAACGGCTCCACGTGCGCGCCGGGAACTCCGAGACATCCGGCACGCCCGGCATGAACGCGCCCCACTGTTTCGGCGCCACACCCGCCTGCGCGATGAGCCGCTCGCCGCGCTTCGAGAGAATGCACGGCTTGCGCGGTGCC
This genomic interval from Caballeronia sp. LZ062 contains the following:
- a CDS encoding LysR family transcriptional regulator, translated to MDRLQAMQVFTRVVDTNSFSRAADTLNLPRASVTTIIQNLEAFLNVRLLQRTTRRLNLTPDGAAYYERCVRILADIEEAESTFSNNGKGPHGKLRVDMPGAIGRLIVMPQLCDFHTRYPDIELMMGFGDKPVDLIQEGVDCVIRVGTLQDSSLVARRIGVFQGVTVASPQYLERHGTPRTLDDLQNHTAVNYFSSRTGRIMDMDFVVDDETIEVKMRGMIAVNDAEAYLSCGLKGVGIVQVARFMALPYLRSGELVEVLPQWNPLPMPISAVYPHNRHLSPKVRVFVDWVAELFERCPLLQGQRDAEERCLPTSTASPMIVRHGTPEVAGTADVVV
- a CDS encoding DUF4148 domain-containing protein, which encodes MKSYLIKSLSLAAVSVVISSTAFADGGQGIGRAGTYLTPTQTTSSASEAPKTRAQVRAELAAAYSNGSLPALNRNTYPSRSMWGDAVAAQAEAHNRAIVEYANGSPAQNNVAAR
- a CDS encoding PLP-dependent aminotransferase family protein yields the protein MDTIILADWLSTQLDRKRDEPMYRQVLALMQQAILTGRLASGTKLPSSRTLALDLGIARNTVLHVYDQLTAEGYVTSTTGSGTYVADTAPDDGALSRKNREPLEEAPRKPCILSKRGERLIAQAGVAPKQWGAFMPGVPDVSEFPARTWSRLQARLWKRAGPELLTYAPGGGYRPLRRALSDYLRVARSVKCSPDQIIITTGIHQSIDLTVRLLTDTGDRAWVEEPCYWGVRSVLQSSGLSLVPVPVDAEGLNPTPRDMNTPPRIALVTPSHQYPLGMVMSLARRRALLEFARQHGVWIIEDDYDSEFRYGSRPLSSLQGLDDAGQVIYVGSLGKMLFPGLRMGYMVVPENLVDTFRTGVAELYREGQLMQQAVLTEFILDGHLTSHVRRMRGLYGERREMLINAIRARFGDSLAVRGDEAGLHFVLELPDAADDRAIADAALAAGVVTRPLVQYYLNRDAARKGLMLGYACVPNADIAPAFEKLAGVIERALTAVEVA